TGTGAGCAACATAGATGAAAGTATTGTGGCAGAACATAAGGAAATATATACAATCAGAGAGATTTTAAAGTCTAAACAAAAATATCCAAGTATAAAACTTAAAGACATTTTAACTGAATATCAGAATTTCGTTCAGATTGATAACGGCAAAAGGTACAAACAAATAACAGTTTCCAATTCAGGTGAAGTTAAGCTACGTGCTATTGTAAAAGGTGAAGAAATAGCAACTAAAAGACAAAATGAAATAGTAGATGATGGTTCTGAATATTTAATTTATTCAAGATTAGGGCTTCACACAGGTTCAATCGGTTATATACCCTTTGGGTTAATTGATTCAATAGTTAGCACAGATTTTCCAGTATTTAAATCAACAGAAAACATAAAGTATCTTGCTTATATTTTACAATCTCAAATTTTCGTTGATAAAATTATTGAGAAAAATCCAACCGGTGCAGCGCAGCAAAGGTTTCATCAAGATGATTTTTTAGAAATTGAAATTCCGTTACCCTCTTTTGATGACCAAAACATAATTATTGCTGAAATTGAAAAACAAAAAGCAATTATTGAGGGAGTTGATAAAGTATTAAAAAACTGGAAAATACAAGAATCTGATTTCATTCGAGAGGGTGTAAATTATAACAATCTTATTATTGATGACTTTGCAAGTGTTGGAACTGGTTCTACACCTTCGAGAGAAATTGAAGAATATTTTAAAGGTGAAAATAACTGGGTTTTGACAACCGAAGTCGCAATGAATGAGATATATGAAACATCAGAAAAACTCTCTGATAAAGCTATTCAAGATTATGGATTACGAGTATATCCAAAAAATACAATCCTGATTGCAATGTATGGCCAAGGGAAAACAAGAGGACAAAGTGCATATCTTCGAATTCCTGCATGTATTACACAGAATTGTGGTGCAATTGTAGTTGATGAAGGAAAGGCAGTTCCTAAATATGTTTGGTACTATATTATGTCAATTTATGATAAAATCAGAGGACAAGACTACTCTGGTGGTGGTGTTCCCCATTTAAATTTAACAATAGTTAAGCAAATTAGAGTTCCATTACCTGATATTTCAATTCAAGAACAAATTGTAAACGATTTAGATTCCCAAATCCAAATTTTGGAAGGTTTACGTAAAATGAAAGCCAACGCCCAAAGGAAGATCAATCAAATCTTAGCCGATGTTTGGGGTGTTGAATATGTAGAACCTGTAAAAACGGAGGTTGAAGAAGAGCAGGAAAACTAACGGGCTTTTAAAGTGGTCAAATTAGATCATTTTAAACCCGTCGAATTCGACGGGTTTAAAAACAAAAAAATTATAGATTATGGCAAAAGTTTCTCAGATAAAAGTAAAAGAGATTTCGGTCAGTACTTTAAAAGTGAATGGTGCCGATTACATAAGCATTACCGATATTGCAAGGCAGAAAAATCTTGTAGAGCCAAAAGATGTAGTTAAAAACTGGTTGCGTCTTAAAAACACTTTGGAATATTTAGGGCTTTGGGAGCGTTTAAATAATCCGAATTTTAAAGGGGTCGAATTCGATCCCCTTTTAAAAGATGCCGGAAGTAATGCGTTTACAATGAGTCCTTCGCGATGGGTTGAAATTACCGGAGCTATTGGAATCATTACAAAAAATGGTGCAGGAGGTGGAACGTATGCCCAGCGGGATATTGCTTTTAAGTTTGCCAGTTGGGTTTCGGTAGAATTTGAGTTGTATTTGGTTAAAGAATTCCAACGCCTGAAAGAAGACGAACAAAAACAATTGGGATGGAGTGCAAAACGCGAATTAGCAAAGCTCAACTACCACATTCACACCGATGCCATTAAGCAAAACCTTATTCCGGCAGAACTCACTCCGGCCCAAACCTCAATTATCTATGCCAGCGAGGCCGATGTGTTGAATGTAGCTTTGTTTGGAATTACCGCCAAACAATGGAGAGATACTAATACTGATTTAAAAGGGAACATTCGTGATTACGCAACCATTAACGAGCTGATTTGCTTATCAAATATGGAAACCCTGAACGCAGTATTTATAAACGAGGGTTTGCAGCAAAAAGACCGATTGATAAAACTGAACCAGATAGCCATTCAACAAATGAAAATTTTACAGGATGTTGAAAACAGAAAATTATTGAAATAATTGGCGCACAAATGAGCAGGAAAATTAACGAAGCAACCTCAACTGATAT
This sequence is a window from Lentimicrobium saccharophilum. Protein-coding genes within it:
- a CDS encoding KilA-N domain-containing protein; translated protein: MAKVSQIKVKEISVSTLKVNGADYISITDIARQKNLVEPKDVVKNWLRLKNTLEYLGLWERLNNPNFKGVEFDPLLKDAGSNAFTMSPSRWVEITGAIGIITKNGAGGGTYAQRDIAFKFASWVSVEFELYLVKEFQRLKEDEQKQLGWSAKRELAKLNYHIHTDAIKQNLIPAELTPAQTSIIYASEADVLNVALFGITAKQWRDTNTDLKGNIRDYATINELICLSNMETLNAVFINEGLQQKDRLIKLNQIAIQQMKILQDVENRKLLK